The following are from one region of the Segatella oris genome:
- a CDS encoding ABC transporter ATP-binding protein — protein sequence MVRNILNELTARGVRHLIISALFFVVYALCGTAIMLTVLFLIDRHIQGESISFISAAWLLGGLLVLKTLSNAIADMSKHFAGFDLVERIREKIILKLKMFSLGFYTNERLGEISTVIHKDVDNMEMVVGHLWTRMSADFIVALILGIGLFCVDWRMGLTMVAILPIALFSLYRGIRSGMKAQEESQDNLADMVSLFVEYVKGIPVLKVFGGKGMFRDRLYHSVSEFGESSKNTSRLAAVSVGRYTFLIELAFALMATIGLWWTQQGELSIFAYLMFIIVSKEFYKPFVNMENHWLNYIKVKDSYGRISHLLNAPVITNPEQPKTATHFNLSFDKVDFHYEKEGFEMKNLTFHVPEGTVTALVGSSGSGKTTITNLLLRFWEPQIGSIRIGGIDIREMDYDYLLGKISVVMQNVILFSDTIANNIKVGNQHATQEEIEDAARRAMIHDFIINLPEGYETKIGENGLGLSGGQKQRLSIARAFLKDAPIILLDEITSNVDPVNEYKIQQAMSALIRNRTVLVIAHHLQTIRNANQIIVMDKGHLVENGTHAELAAKNGMYCKLLSMQ from the coding sequence ATGGTACGCAATATATTGAATGAATTGACCGCTCGCGGAGTGCGGCATCTGATTATCTCTGCACTGTTTTTCGTGGTTTATGCTCTTTGTGGCACGGCAATCATGCTAACCGTCTTGTTCCTTATCGACCGTCATATACAAGGAGAAAGCATCTCTTTCATTTCGGCAGCATGGTTACTTGGCGGTCTGCTGGTATTGAAAACCCTATCCAATGCCATTGCCGATATGAGCAAGCATTTTGCCGGATTTGATCTTGTGGAACGTATCCGCGAGAAAATCATATTGAAACTGAAAATGTTCTCACTCGGTTTCTATACCAATGAGCGTCTGGGAGAGATAAGTACAGTCATTCACAAAGACGTGGATAACATGGAAATGGTAGTAGGACATCTATGGACACGGATGTCTGCTGATTTCATTGTAGCTCTGATACTTGGCATCGGACTGTTCTGTGTGGACTGGCGCATGGGATTGACAATGGTAGCCATTCTTCCTATTGCCCTGTTTTCTCTGTATCGGGGCATTCGCTCGGGAATGAAAGCACAGGAAGAGTCTCAGGACAATCTGGCTGATATGGTCAGCCTCTTTGTAGAATACGTCAAGGGCATTCCGGTTTTGAAAGTGTTTGGAGGAAAAGGAATGTTCCGTGACAGACTTTACCACTCTGTCAGTGAATTTGGAGAAAGCAGTAAGAATACTTCTCGTTTGGCAGCTGTGAGTGTGGGCAGATACACTTTCCTGATAGAATTGGCTTTCGCTCTGATGGCTACAATCGGTCTTTGGTGGACACAGCAGGGGGAACTTTCTATTTTCGCTTATTTAATGTTTATCATCGTCTCAAAAGAATTCTACAAACCTTTTGTCAATATGGAGAATCATTGGTTGAATTATATCAAGGTAAAAGATAGTTACGGACGCATTTCCCATTTATTGAATGCTCCTGTTATCACCAATCCTGAACAGCCGAAAACAGCAACCCATTTCAATCTTTCCTTTGACAAAGTGGATTTCCATTATGAAAAGGAAGGTTTTGAGATGAAAAATCTCACGTTCCATGTTCCCGAAGGAACGGTAACGGCACTTGTTGGCTCGTCAGGTTCAGGTAAAACAACCATTACCAACCTGTTACTCCGTTTCTGGGAACCGCAGATCGGCAGTATCCGTATCGGTGGTATAGACATTCGAGAAATGGACTATGATTATTTACTCGGTAAAATCAGTGTGGTGATGCAGAATGTTATTCTCTTTTCAGATACCATTGCCAATAATATCAAAGTAGGCAATCAACATGCTACGCAGGAAGAAATCGAAGACGCAGCACGTAGGGCGATGATACACGACTTTATCATCAATCTGCCGGAAGGTTATGAAACAAAAATCGGAGAAAACGGTTTGGGATTATCCGGAGGTCAGAAACAAAGGCTTTCAATCGCCCGTGCGTTCCTCAAAGATGCTCCCATCATTCTTTTGGACGAGATAACAAGCAATGTTGACCCTGTCAATGAATATAAGATACAACAGGCAATGTCTGCCCTTATCCGAAATCGCACAGTCTTGGTCATTGCCCATCATTTGCAAACCATCCGTAATGCTAATCAAATTATTGTGATGGACAAGGGACACCTTGTAGAGAACGGGACGCATGCAGAACTTGCAGCAAAAAACGGAATGTACTGCAAATTGCTGTCTATGCAATAA
- a CDS encoding ABC transporter ATP-binding protein, whose amino-acid sequence MDKQKVRPLDEERESRSLLSNAVVILHLILGTLPILLVVWTVDKLMNSTLSPIIVWGIGGIMILLAMLRGVFYGTSIWRAHRSAYNALTRLRLRIISHLQRLPLGFFQERKVGDLVNIINHDVEQIEIYLAHGLPEILSATLFPALLWVIIMVLDWRLGLSLISLLPVAFLLQMAVKTLWGKSFQHFMESTQKISEDLLEYVATISVIKAFSNEENRTEQVLGGMRNYIRWVKRSMFSVTVPMTLITMFLEGGIVVMTLIGLWMMSSGELTVARFILALILGGLFSSSFAKLATFQHFRIIYGQSLAKVQSITEVQTKETADKKTDTTQTDVCFEHVTFSYPNKKDNALKDVCLQFPRGSHTAIVGESGSGKTTLASLMMGFWHPQTGTIRLGGENITELSERNIADYFSMVQQEVFLFNTTIRDNIRIGRPTATQKEVETAAERARIHDFIMGLPNGYDTLAGEAGIKFSGGEKQRISIARMLLKDSPIVILDEATAALDGENEKLIQEALDELQRNKTVITIAHRLNTIQDMERIVVMDKGQVVSKGTHQELMKDCSLYRNMTETQEQVSKWQLKEEEV is encoded by the coding sequence ATGGATAAACAAAAAGTCAGACCTCTTGATGAGGAACGGGAGAGTCGTAGCCTGCTCTCCAATGCTGTGGTTATATTGCACCTTATTTTAGGCACACTCCCTATACTGCTTGTAGTGTGGACGGTTGACAAGTTGATGAATAGTACACTCTCTCCCATAATAGTTTGGGGTATTGGAGGAATAATGATACTGTTGGCAATGCTTAGAGGCGTATTCTATGGAACCTCGATTTGGCGCGCACACCGGTCGGCTTACAATGCCCTTACACGATTGAGGTTGCGTATCATAAGTCATCTGCAACGCTTGCCGCTCGGTTTCTTTCAAGAACGGAAAGTTGGCGACTTGGTTAATATTATTAACCACGATGTGGAACAAATTGAAATTTATTTAGCACATGGATTACCCGAAATCCTTTCGGCTACGCTTTTTCCAGCCTTACTCTGGGTAATCATTATGGTGTTAGATTGGCGTTTGGGGCTGTCGCTCATTTCTCTTTTGCCTGTGGCATTTCTTCTGCAAATGGCTGTCAAAACACTTTGGGGAAAGAGCTTTCAACACTTTATGGAAAGTACGCAAAAAATATCGGAAGACCTTTTAGAATATGTGGCTACCATATCGGTAATCAAAGCCTTCAGTAACGAGGAAAACAGAACGGAACAGGTACTTGGTGGTATGCGCAACTACATCCGTTGGGTAAAGCGGAGCATGTTTAGCGTTACCGTTCCCATGACATTGATAACGATGTTCTTAGAAGGTGGTATCGTGGTAATGACTCTTATTGGACTATGGATGATGAGTTCGGGCGAATTAACTGTAGCTCGTTTTATCCTTGCCTTGATATTGGGCGGATTGTTCTCGTCCTCCTTTGCTAAGTTGGCTACATTCCAACATTTCCGAATCATCTATGGTCAGTCGTTGGCAAAAGTACAGTCCATTACAGAGGTACAGACAAAGGAAACTGCGGACAAGAAAACAGATACGACACAGACGGATGTTTGTTTCGAGCATGTTACATTCTCCTATCCAAACAAGAAAGACAATGCGTTGAAAGATGTATGTCTTCAATTTCCGAGAGGAAGCCATACTGCTATCGTCGGCGAGTCAGGGTCGGGAAAAACCACGTTGGCAAGTCTGATGATGGGGTTCTGGCACCCCCAAACAGGTACTATCCGATTGGGAGGAGAGAATATTACGGAACTCTCCGAACGTAATATCGCTGATTATTTTTCGATGGTACAGCAGGAGGTTTTTCTCTTTAACACAACCATTCGGGATAATATCCGTATTGGAAGACCTACCGCCACACAAAAGGAAGTGGAAACGGCAGCAGAGCGTGCTCGTATTCATGATTTTATCATGGGCTTGCCGAATGGTTATGATACGCTGGCAGGCGAAGCCGGCATAAAATTCTCTGGCGGAGAAAAACAGCGTATTTCCATTGCTCGAATGTTGCTCAAAGACTCTCCAATAGTTATTCTCGATGAAGCCACCGCTGCTTTGGACGGAGAGAATGAGAAACTAATCCAAGAAGCTCTTGACGAATTGCAGCGCAACAAGACCGTCATTACCATTGCTCACCGTCTCAATACGATTCAGGATATGGAGCGTATTGTTGTGATGGACAAAGGGCAGGTTGTCTCAAAAGGAACACACCAAGAACTGATGAAAGACTGTTCTCTGTACCGCAATATGACGGAGACGCAAGAACAAGTAAGTAAATGGCAACTGAAAGAAGAGGAGGTATAA
- a CDS encoding TonB-dependent receptor yields the protein MSISSIVHLYKRMLIVDFLSLWSFPMFAQLQPTEVKVIDSENGNSIEFAAVQWKALNAPTYTNGTTTNRKGIAKLSASSNQILMLMVSYVGYQTITDTITANGKRYTIRLLPESTELADVVVVGKTRAQILRESPEAVSVINAKELQGRSISLETVLNKTIGLKVGQTGGLGSSSRIIVHGLEGNRIQILWDGIPMSTSDGAFSLDEIPIDIIERIEVYKSIIPARFGCDGLGGAVNIVTKEFSTDYLDASYEFGSYQTHKGSVFSRKNFPKSGILLGAGGYYTSAKNDYSFRVPERENLLVRRDHDHFRSYMLKGKIAFTKLWFDEISTEVGYYNRFNEIQGILKNIQHAENQSGMFMLENKLIKSGMLNDRLNFESHFSLSHTTNNFVDTARVNHDFEGNIYPSPNGQGETGDVPHNSNDKGLEINERINFDYKLSANHSLNLNTLINYARRQPSDNIASQHAGFVIGGFPSKKTSFISGLTWESKLFDKKLTNMLSAKYFHLHSEIEDLTSYEMIEAPKKKNNTTSQIGWIEAIKYEPFRGFHLKASYQRAIRLPNSQELFGDGIITFPAARLRPEKSHNFNLGFLIDKNDVLGLSRLQFEVNSFYMQVSDMIKLMKQHMAAGYVNAEKVHIKGIETEIKLDISPTVYAYGNLTYQDVRDVLNYLPGTQAPNPTKGLRLPNIPYLFANFGAEYHSNRLFKNWYVKAFWDGKFTEEFFYFWELTELQKRRIPRSFVNDMGLLLTYKSKYSVALECHNIMNKEVWDQFRQPLAGRTLHLKFRYVFSKGIF from the coding sequence ATGTCAATCAGCTCAATAGTCCATTTATACAAAAGAATGCTTATTGTCGACTTTCTTTCGTTGTGGTCTTTTCCTATGTTTGCACAACTGCAACCAACAGAAGTAAAAGTTATTGATTCAGAAAATGGGAACAGTATAGAATTTGCCGCCGTACAATGGAAAGCTTTGAATGCTCCAACGTACACGAATGGTACGACTACAAACAGGAAAGGTATTGCAAAACTAAGTGCATCAAGTAATCAAATACTTATGCTTATGGTAAGTTATGTCGGTTATCAGACCATTACCGATACGATTACTGCAAATGGGAAGCGTTATACCATAAGACTACTCCCGGAATCAACAGAGCTAGCAGATGTAGTCGTAGTAGGAAAAACAAGAGCACAAATACTCAGAGAGTCGCCTGAAGCAGTTTCTGTAATAAATGCAAAAGAACTTCAAGGCAGATCTATTTCGTTAGAAACCGTTTTGAATAAAACCATAGGTTTGAAAGTTGGGCAGACTGGCGGTTTGGGAAGCAGTTCGAGAATTATTGTTCATGGATTGGAAGGAAACCGCATTCAAATCTTATGGGACGGAATACCAATGAGTACTTCTGACGGGGCTTTTTCTCTTGATGAAATTCCGATAGACATTATAGAAAGAATAGAAGTCTATAAGAGTATCATACCCGCCCGTTTCGGATGTGATGGATTGGGAGGAGCCGTCAATATCGTTACTAAAGAGTTTAGTACGGATTATTTAGATGCCTCGTATGAATTCGGATCTTACCAAACACACAAAGGAAGTGTCTTCTCTCGCAAGAATTTTCCAAAGAGTGGCATTCTACTCGGTGCGGGAGGTTATTATACATCTGCAAAGAATGACTACTCTTTCAGAGTTCCCGAGAGAGAAAATTTGTTGGTAAGACGTGACCACGACCATTTTCGTTCGTATATGTTGAAGGGAAAAATTGCTTTCACGAAACTTTGGTTCGATGAGATTAGTACCGAGGTCGGGTATTACAATCGTTTCAATGAAATCCAAGGTATCTTAAAAAACATACAACATGCCGAAAACCAATCAGGAATGTTTATGTTGGAAAACAAATTGATAAAAAGCGGAATGCTGAACGACCGCCTTAATTTTGAGTCCCATTTCTCCCTTTCACATACAACAAACAATTTTGTGGATACGGCACGAGTTAATCACGATTTCGAAGGAAACATATATCCGAGTCCGAATGGACAGGGAGAAACAGGGGATGTTCCTCACAACTCGAATGACAAAGGATTGGAAATCAATGAACGTATCAATTTTGATTACAAGTTGTCCGCCAATCACAGTTTGAATCTGAACACACTTATTAACTACGCCAGAAGACAACCGAGCGACAACATTGCAAGTCAGCATGCAGGTTTTGTTATCGGAGGATTTCCCAGTAAAAAGACCAGTTTCATTTCGGGGTTGACTTGGGAGTCAAAACTCTTTGATAAGAAACTGACGAATATGCTCTCCGCAAAGTATTTCCACCTCCATTCCGAGATAGAAGATTTGACTTCATACGAGATGATTGAGGCTCCGAAAAAAAAGAACAATACGACCTCACAAATAGGCTGGATAGAGGCTATAAAATACGAGCCCTTCAGAGGTTTTCACTTGAAAGCATCTTACCAGCGGGCAATACGCCTTCCCAATTCACAAGAACTATTCGGTGATGGTATCATCACCTTTCCTGCAGCCAGATTGAGACCAGAGAAAAGCCACAACTTCAATCTGGGGTTCTTAATAGACAAAAATGATGTCCTCGGATTATCGCGATTGCAGTTTGAAGTGAACAGCTTTTATATGCAGGTAAGCGATATGATAAAACTGATGAAACAACACATGGCAGCCGGATATGTAAACGCAGAAAAGGTACATATTAAAGGTATAGAAACCGAAATAAAATTAGACATATCGCCAACGGTCTATGCTTACGGAAATCTAACATATCAGGATGTGCGTGATGTCTTGAACTATTTACCCGGTACCCAAGCCCCCAATCCGACAAAAGGATTGCGACTACCGAACATTCCCTATTTGTTCGCCAACTTCGGGGCGGAGTATCACAGCAACCGATTATTCAAGAATTGGTATGTCAAGGCTTTCTGGGACGGCAAATTTACTGAGGAGTTCTTCTACTTCTGGGAACTTACCGAATTACAGAAACGACGTATTCCCCGCAGTTTCGTCAATGACATGGGGCTATTGTTGACCTACAAAAGCAAATATTCCGTAGCCTTGGAATGCCATAATATAATGAACAAAGAAGTTTGGGACCAATTCCGCCAACCATTGGCAGGACGGACACTTCACCTCAAATTCAGATATGTCTTCTCAAAAGGAATTTTCTAA
- a CDS encoding helix-turn-helix domain-containing protein, with protein sequence MTIEFCAINKPEDWMEMVAEQFGTSVINDGFTIPSSIGSGFFKQYYPLPWLTLTYISFVAYEPITMIRRSVENSKWIPVMFYINEHKHEQIIGTSTKTVGVDTLDGIFMPSSSIPTEWSFPPKKRYENITLTFNKDWIEKIDAAHETYIGRLLQSDKAFYLFETITPAMQQVLDNIKSITEIDNPFSTLHLHGKTMELLTMFLEKLEKRSEVKSLANLNLNDVESIFRVRRQILQSLSNVPSIPKLAHEANMSSSKLQKCFKQVIGKAIAEYALSEKMEWAKRLLSTRLYSVSEVGYKVGYTNLSHFTEAFCKYHRMKPKQYLDSL encoded by the coding sequence ATGACCATAGAATTTTGTGCAATTAATAAGCCTGAAGATTGGATGGAGATGGTTGCCGAACAATTTGGCACATCAGTAATAAACGATGGATTTACCATTCCTTCTTCTATTGGTAGTGGATTCTTCAAACAATATTATCCTCTGCCATGGCTAACATTGACTTATATCAGTTTCGTAGCATACGAGCCGATAACTATGATACGTCGCTCGGTAGAAAACTCGAAATGGATTCCTGTCATGTTCTATATCAATGAGCATAAACACGAGCAGATAATTGGAACAAGTACAAAAACGGTCGGAGTGGACACACTCGATGGCATTTTCATGCCTTCAAGTAGCATCCCGACTGAGTGGAGTTTTCCTCCAAAGAAACGATACGAAAATATTACACTGACTTTCAATAAGGATTGGATTGAAAAGATTGATGCAGCACATGAAACCTATATCGGTCGGCTTCTCCAATCGGACAAGGCTTTTTATTTGTTTGAGACCATTACACCTGCAATGCAACAGGTCTTGGATAACATTAAGTCTATAACTGAAATCGACAATCCTTTTTCAACGCTTCATTTGCATGGAAAAACTATGGAATTACTGACAATGTTCCTTGAAAAGCTCGAAAAACGTTCGGAAGTAAAATCTCTTGCCAACCTAAACTTGAATGATGTTGAATCAATATTCCGTGTTCGTCGCCAGATTCTTCAAAGTCTTAGTAATGTACCGAGTATTCCCAAATTGGCGCATGAAGCCAATATGAGCAGTTCCAAATTACAAAAGTGCTTCAAGCAGGTTATTGGAAAAGCCATCGCAGAATATGCCCTATCCGAAAAGATGGAATGGGCAAAACGACTGCTTTCCACTCGCCTCTACTCGGTGTCAGAAGTAGGCTATAAAGTTGGATATACTAACCTCAGTCATTTCACAGAGGCTTTCTGCAAATATCACAGGATGAAACCTAAGCAATATCTTGATTCATTATAA
- the mobC gene encoding conjugal transfer protein MobC, producing MAQEDDLRALGKVMDFMRGISVIFLLINCYWFCYEAFHTWHFTIAVVDKILMNFQRTAGLFSSILWTKLFCVVFLALSCLGTKGVKEEKITWPKIWTVLFSGFVFFFLNWWLLALPIGKVSAASLYIFTLSVGYICLLMGGVWMSRLLKNNLMDDVFNTENESFMQETRLMENEYSVNLPTRFYYKKKWNNGWINVVNPFRASMILGTPGSGKSYAIVNNYIKQQIEKGFAMYIYDYKFPDLSEIAYNHLLQHLDAYKVKPQFFVINFDDPRKSHRCNPINPVFMTDISDAYESAYTIMLNLNRSWIQKQGDFFVESPIILLAAIIWFLKIYEDGKYCTFPHAIEFLNRPYAQIFPILTSYDELANYLSPFMDAWEGGAQDQLQGQIASAKIPLSRMISPALYWVMTGDDFSLDINNPNEPKVLVVGNNPDRQNIYSAALGLYNSRIVKLINKKKQLKSSVIIDELPTIYFRGLDNLIATARSNKVAVCLGFQDFSQLTRDYGDKESKVIQNTVGNVFSGQVVGETAKTLSERFGKVLQQRQSMTINRNDKSTSISTQMDSLIPASKISNLTQGMFVGAVSDNFDERIDQKIFHAEIVVDSAKVSAEMKAYQPIPVIVDFTNKDGSDNLKETIEANYRKVKEEILSLVDLEIMRIKNDPKLAHLIKM from the coding sequence ATGGCACAAGAAGATGATTTAAGGGCATTGGGAAAAGTTATGGACTTTATGCGGGGCATATCGGTGATATTCCTCTTGATTAACTGTTATTGGTTCTGCTATGAAGCTTTCCATACATGGCACTTTACAATAGCTGTAGTGGACAAGATTTTGATGAATTTCCAACGCACGGCGGGCTTATTTTCGTCCATACTTTGGACGAAACTCTTTTGTGTGGTATTCCTTGCACTGTCCTGTCTTGGCACAAAGGGAGTAAAGGAAGAGAAAATCACGTGGCCAAAGATTTGGACAGTGCTTTTTTCAGGCTTTGTCTTTTTCTTTCTCAACTGGTGGCTGTTGGCATTGCCTATCGGAAAGGTGAGTGCAGCTTCACTCTATATCTTTACGCTTTCTGTTGGCTATATCTGCCTGCTGATGGGTGGTGTATGGATGAGCCGACTACTCAAAAACAACCTGATGGACGATGTGTTCAATACAGAAAATGAAAGTTTTATGCAAGAAACAAGGTTGATGGAGAATGAATACTCTGTCAATCTCCCTACACGTTTTTACTATAAGAAGAAGTGGAATAATGGCTGGATAAACGTAGTCAACCCCTTCCGTGCTTCGATGATACTTGGAACACCGGGGTCGGGAAAGTCCTACGCCATCGTAAACAATTACATCAAGCAGCAGATAGAGAAAGGCTTTGCGATGTATATCTATGACTACAAGTTTCCCGACCTTTCCGAGATAGCCTATAATCACCTGCTCCAGCATTTGGACGCCTATAAGGTAAAACCGCAGTTCTTTGTAATCAACTTCGACGACCCACGCAAGAGCCATCGCTGCAACCCTATCAATCCTGTCTTTATGACGGATATATCGGACGCCTATGAGAGTGCCTACACCATCATGCTCAATCTGAACCGCTCGTGGATACAAAAGCAGGGAGATTTCTTCGTGGAGTCACCGATTATCTTGCTTGCGGCCATCATTTGGTTTTTGAAAATCTATGAGGATGGTAAGTACTGCACATTCCCTCACGCCATCGAGTTTTTGAACCGTCCCTATGCACAGATTTTCCCGATACTCACTTCCTACGATGAGCTTGCCAACTACCTTTCCCCCTTTATGGATGCTTGGGAAGGTGGAGCACAGGATCAGCTACAAGGACAGATAGCCAGTGCCAAAATACCGCTATCCCGTATGATAAGCCCTGCCCTTTATTGGGTGATGACGGGTGATGATTTCTCACTCGATATCAACAATCCCAATGAGCCGAAAGTCCTTGTTGTGGGTAACAACCCCGACCGTCAGAATATCTATTCTGCAGCACTTGGTCTGTATAACAGTCGTATCGTGAAGCTCATCAACAAGAAGAAGCAACTCAAATCCTCAGTGATTATCGATGAGTTGCCGACTATCTACTTTCGTGGGCTTGACAACCTCATAGCTACTGCACGAAGCAACAAGGTGGCCGTATGTTTGGGCTTTCAGGACTTCTCACAACTTACCCGTGATTATGGCGACAAAGAGAGTAAGGTGATACAGAACACTGTGGGCAATGTCTTTTCCGGGCAGGTAGTTGGGGAAACAGCTAAAACACTTTCCGAGCGATTTGGTAAGGTGCTTCAACAACGCCAATCTATGACCATCAACCGCAACGACAAGTCTACGTCTATCTCCACACAGATGGACAGTCTTATCCCTGCATCGAAAATCAGCAACCTTACGCAAGGAATGTTTGTAGGGGCTGTGTCCGATAACTTCGATGAACGCATCGACCAAAAGATTTTCCATGCAGAGATAGTAGTTGATAGTGCAAAGGTTTCTGCGGAGATGAAAGCCTATCAGCCCATACCTGTGATAGTAGACTTTACAAATAAAGATGGCTCCGATAATCTCAAAGAGACCATCGAAGCTAACTATCGCAAAGTCAAGGAAGAAATTCTCTCGTTAGTTGATTTAGAGATTATGCGTATTAAGAATGATCCGAAACTTGCTCATTTAATCAAAATGTAA
- the mobB gene encoding conjugal transfer protein MobB has translation MIAKISSTENLGGALDYNFKKVEKGEASILLAAELYQSNDGNYTMEDVLADMQALIPKKCRTKKTVFHCSLNPHPDEKLSDETLMQITKEYMEALGYGKQPYIVFKHNDIAREHIHIVSLRVDSEGKKINDKFEKRRSKQITDTLERKYNLIPSSKVSGKVETETPKVDIDRGNIKEQVASVIRMVLKHYKFCSLGELNAILNKYNLAVEEVKTEFRGKKYDGLVYVPTDDKGDKVSSPIHASDIGRGVGYTAVQNRMQKSKQAIKPLISIIRYRVLQTMRTSPKTEEELQQRLEEQGLCVFIRKNESGRIYGITFIDDKEGIALNGSRLGKGYAANIFNGYFSNPAHNPFLDETLYGSPSVRLEQSATVQPSQPNTEESDNLVDELIESMADGSFLSTGNDDWKEAAWQRKLRRQNKVNLKRRKR, from the coding sequence ATGATAGCGAAGATTTCAAGTACTGAGAACCTTGGAGGGGCACTCGACTACAACTTCAAGAAAGTGGAGAAAGGAGAAGCGAGCATCCTTCTTGCCGCTGAACTGTATCAAAGCAACGATGGTAATTACACGATGGAGGATGTACTGGCCGATATGCAGGCTTTGATACCTAAAAAATGCCGAACGAAGAAGACGGTGTTCCATTGTTCGCTCAATCCGCACCCGGACGAAAAACTATCCGATGAAACGCTTATGCAGATTACCAAGGAGTATATGGAAGCACTTGGTTATGGCAAACAGCCTTATATCGTGTTCAAGCACAACGACATCGCCCGTGAGCATATACACATCGTATCGCTTCGGGTGGATAGTGAAGGAAAGAAAATCAACGATAAATTTGAAAAGCGAAGGAGCAAGCAGATTACTGATACCTTGGAGAGGAAGTACAATCTCATTCCAAGTTCAAAGGTTAGCGGTAAGGTGGAAACAGAAACGCCCAAGGTGGATATTGATAGAGGAAACATCAAGGAGCAGGTGGCAAGCGTTATCCGCATGGTGCTTAAGCATTATAAGTTCTGTTCATTGGGCGAACTGAATGCCATTCTGAACAAATATAACCTTGCTGTAGAAGAAGTGAAGACGGAGTTTCGGGGAAAGAAATACGATGGACTTGTCTATGTCCCAACAGATGATAAGGGAGACAAGGTAAGCAGCCCTATCCACGCCTCGGACATTGGACGTGGTGTGGGCTATACAGCCGTGCAGAACAGGATGCAGAAGTCCAAACAAGCTATCAAGCCATTGATATCAATCATAAGGTACAGGGTGTTACAAACAATGCGTACCTCTCCAAAGACAGAGGAAGAACTTCAGCAAAGACTGGAGGAACAAGGCTTGTGTGTGTTTATCCGAAAGAACGAAAGCGGGCGAATATATGGCATCACGTTCATTGACGACAAGGAGGGCATTGCTCTTAATGGCTCACGATTGGGCAAGGGATATGCCGCTAATATATTCAATGGTTATTTCTCCAATCCTGCCCATAACCCATTCTTGGACGAAACCTTGTATGGCAGTCCGTCTGTCCGTTTGGAACAATCGGCAACCGTTCAACCCTCGCAGCCAAATACGGAGGAAAGCGACAACCTTGTCGATGAACTTATCGAAAGTATGGCAGATGGCTCATTCCTATCTACGGGCAACGATGATTGGAAGGAGGCGGCGTGGCAGCGTAAGCTCCGCAGACAAAATAAGGTAAATCTTAAACGCAGGAAGCGCTAA
- a CDS encoding ParA family protein, which translates to MEQIQTSPIFLGFSSQKGGVGKSTLAEIVSSILYYERNIHLFVVDCDLSQDSFYKLREREKACIESDPQLSKQMKQHFYSLKRTAYRILKADPKEAIEKANEYIRKHPSERFDLVIFDFPGHAGTSDLLQLSLEMDYILSPLEPDVQSMVACLTYIKAVNDLGVSMSSVRIKEVILLWNKVDRRVKNTLIEHYSRYIKNEDYTLLNQHVYAAHRFSHELEQYGFRGVFRSTYLPPNKALRIGTGIEELTEELLTHIQIK; encoded by the coding sequence ATGGAACAGATACAAACATCGCCCATATTCCTGGGCTTTTCCTCTCAAAAGGGAGGTGTTGGCAAAAGCACTTTGGCTGAGATTGTCAGCAGCATTCTTTACTACGAAAGAAATATCCATCTTTTTGTAGTAGACTGTGACTTGTCTCAGGACTCATTCTATAAACTCCGTGAAAGGGAAAAGGCTTGCATTGAAAGTGATCCACAGCTTTCTAAGCAGATGAAGCAACATTTCTACTCTTTGAAGCGTACAGCCTATCGCATCCTCAAGGCAGACCCTAAGGAGGCAATAGAAAAAGCTAACGAGTATATCCGTAAACATCCGTCTGAGCGGTTTGATTTGGTTATCTTCGACTTTCCTGGTCATGCTGGCACAAGTGACCTTTTGCAGCTATCACTGGAGATGGACTATATTCTTTCACCTTTAGAGCCTGACGTTCAGTCAATGGTTGCCTGTCTTACCTATATCAAGGCAGTAAATGACTTGGGTGTATCCATGTCAAGTGTCCGTATCAAGGAGGTCATTCTCCTATGGAACAAGGTTGACCGAAGAGTTAAGAACACGCTCATAGAACACTATAGTAGGTATATCAAGAACGAAGATTACACGCTACTTAATCAGCATGTCTATGCTGCTCACCGCTTCAGCCATGAACTGGAGCAATACGGATTCCGTGGAGTATTCCGTTCCACTTACCTACCTCCCAATAAGGCTTTACGAATTGGGACCGGCATTGAAGAGCTGACAGAGGAATTACTTACCCATATTCAAATTAAATAA